In the genome of Poecilia reticulata strain Guanapo linkage group LG16, Guppy_female_1.0+MT, whole genome shotgun sequence, one region contains:
- the LOC103478624 gene encoding probable assembly chaperone of rpl4 isoform X1, whose amino-acid sequence MGGQAKNKKKSKPKRKDNRQNRDGGFVGLSPQERMKVRMHEKAKKKTAEKYSVQQLLEKTQEYMDSFDFEMAGLFCQRALDVDSNNLQALDMLGHICSELGDMQKAKSVFLRAIDLSPDVGHSKYMYLGQIHTGQEAVDYYTRGIQVLLSVLEKQETEAQAGAAGTTDENDEVPSRKDVSVAYCSLAEIYLTDLCVEEGAADKCREFIEKALQYHHDNPEALQLMASYLFSTERNQEGKEYLLKSVGMWLPAQKQSAASSTTEEETQNEIPPYESRITTAKLLIESEEYEMAVDALEGLLEEDDEVVQVWYLSGWVCYLQWDKAKKHQEREGSKASEEDKEEWKALQEAARSYLTNAKKLYGKLRCDDQPMLDHAEQLLGELGGEMEEEDEDPVVDDDYEPCSDDEEEVEAPMEH is encoded by the exons ATGGGAGGTCAGGCtaagaacaagaagaaaagtAAACCCAAGAGGAAGGACAACCGTCAAAACAGGG ATGGAGGATTTGTTGGTTTGTCACCTCAAGAAAGGATGAAAGTAAGAATGCATGAGAAAGCCAAGAAGAAGACAGCTGAAAAGTACTCAGTACAGCAACTACTAGAAAAG ACTCAGGAGTACATGGACAGTTTTGACTTTGAGATGGCTGGCCTTTTCTGTCAGAGAGCTCTGGATGTGGACTCCAACAACCTACAAGCTCTTGACATGCTGGGACACATTTGCTCCGAATTAGGAGACATGCAGAAAGCTAAATCA GTGTTTCTCCGTGCAATAGACCTGAGCCCGGATGTTGGTCATAGCAAATACATGTATCTGGGACAAATTCACACCGGCCAGGAGGCTGTGGACTACTACACAAGAGGAATACAAGTTCTTCTATCGGTTCTAGAGAAGCAGGAAACAGAG GCTCAGGCTGGAGCCGCCGGAACGACAGATGAGAACGACGAGGTCCCTTCAAGGAAGGATGTCAGCGTGGCCTACTGCTCCCTGGCTGAGATCTACTTAACAGACCTCTG CGTGGAGGAGGGAGCTGCAGACAAGTGCCGAGAGTTCATTGAAAAAGCTTTACAGTATCACCACGACAACCCGGAGGCTCTCCAGCTTATGGCCAGTTACCTGTTTAGTACAGAGAGAAACCAG GAAGGGAAGGAATACCTGTTGAAAAGTGTTGGGATGTGGTTACCTGCGCAGAAGCAAAGTGCAGCTTCCTCCACGACAGAAGAAGAAACGCAG AATGAAATCCCTCCGTACGAGTCTCGCATCACCACAGCCAAACTGCTTATCGAGTCAGAGGAGTATGAG aTGGCAGTAGATGCATTGGAGGGTCTTCTGGAAGAAGATGATGAAGTTGTTCAG GTTTGGTATCTGTCCGGCTGGGTGTGCTACCTCCAGTGggacaaagcaaaaaaacaccaagaaaGAGAAGGAAGCAAGGCATCGGAGGAAGATAAGGAGGAGTGGAAGGCTTTACAGGAAGCTGCAAGGTCATACCTGACTAATGCTAAAAAG CTGTATGGTAAGCTGCGATGTGACGACCAGCCGATGCTGGACCATGCAGAACAGCTGCTGGGCGAACTGGGAGGAGAAATGGAGGAAGAAGACGAAGACCCAGTCGTGGACGACGACTACGAACCTTGCAGCGACGATGAAGAGGAAGTAGAGGCCCCCATGGAGCACTAA
- the LOC103478624 gene encoding probable assembly chaperone of rpl4 isoform X2, producing the protein MKVRMHEKAKKKTAEKYSVQQLLEKTQEYMDSFDFEMAGLFCQRALDVDSNNLQALDMLGHICSELGDMQKAKSVFLRAIDLSPDVGHSKYMYLGQIHTGQEAVDYYTRGIQVLLSVLEKQETEAQAGAAGTTDENDEVPSRKDVSVAYCSLAEIYLTDLCVEEGAADKCREFIEKALQYHHDNPEALQLMASYLFSTERNQEGKEYLLKSVGMWLPAQKQSAASSTTEEETQNEIPPYESRITTAKLLIESEEYEMAVDALEGLLEEDDEVVQVWYLSGWVCYLQWDKAKKHQEREGSKASEEDKEEWKALQEAARSYLTNAKKLYGKLRCDDQPMLDHAEQLLGELGGEMEEEDEDPVVDDDYEPCSDDEEEVEAPMEH; encoded by the exons ATGAAAGTAAGAATGCATGAGAAAGCCAAGAAGAAGACAGCTGAAAAGTACTCAGTACAGCAACTACTAGAAAAG ACTCAGGAGTACATGGACAGTTTTGACTTTGAGATGGCTGGCCTTTTCTGTCAGAGAGCTCTGGATGTGGACTCCAACAACCTACAAGCTCTTGACATGCTGGGACACATTTGCTCCGAATTAGGAGACATGCAGAAAGCTAAATCA GTGTTTCTCCGTGCAATAGACCTGAGCCCGGATGTTGGTCATAGCAAATACATGTATCTGGGACAAATTCACACCGGCCAGGAGGCTGTGGACTACTACACAAGAGGAATACAAGTTCTTCTATCGGTTCTAGAGAAGCAGGAAACAGAG GCTCAGGCTGGAGCCGCCGGAACGACAGATGAGAACGACGAGGTCCCTTCAAGGAAGGATGTCAGCGTGGCCTACTGCTCCCTGGCTGAGATCTACTTAACAGACCTCTG CGTGGAGGAGGGAGCTGCAGACAAGTGCCGAGAGTTCATTGAAAAAGCTTTACAGTATCACCACGACAACCCGGAGGCTCTCCAGCTTATGGCCAGTTACCTGTTTAGTACAGAGAGAAACCAG GAAGGGAAGGAATACCTGTTGAAAAGTGTTGGGATGTGGTTACCTGCGCAGAAGCAAAGTGCAGCTTCCTCCACGACAGAAGAAGAAACGCAG AATGAAATCCCTCCGTACGAGTCTCGCATCACCACAGCCAAACTGCTTATCGAGTCAGAGGAGTATGAG aTGGCAGTAGATGCATTGGAGGGTCTTCTGGAAGAAGATGATGAAGTTGTTCAG GTTTGGTATCTGTCCGGCTGGGTGTGCTACCTCCAGTGggacaaagcaaaaaaacaccaagaaaGAGAAGGAAGCAAGGCATCGGAGGAAGATAAGGAGGAGTGGAAGGCTTTACAGGAAGCTGCAAGGTCATACCTGACTAATGCTAAAAAG CTGTATGGTAAGCTGCGATGTGACGACCAGCCGATGCTGGACCATGCAGAACAGCTGCTGGGCGAACTGGGAGGAGAAATGGAGGAAGAAGACGAAGACCCAGTCGTGGACGACGACTACGAACCTTGCAGCGACGATGAAGAGGAAGTAGAGGCCCCCATGGAGCACTAA